A genomic window from Lasioglossum baleicum chromosome 7, iyLasBale1, whole genome shotgun sequence includes:
- the LOC143210439 gene encoding uncharacterized protein LOC143210439, whose product MDEQYEHAITRVPIRKYARICNKCDNQPLDLSAYRPSSWIAKLPVEIILEILSYLSNDDLRAVRRVSVLFNKITSDPILWRTYEVTCRKQTTGQVLMELKRMSFLKKFSVTMRPDCDDILRQLSMTNRSLEELYVTNCTGMTSKLFLRSSHLISILERCRKLHTINISGSRFRGLKFYRLLGAIGPRVRSVCVCATRMQFFAFIMDNEQIDVADREKICRMCMSAKNCAPFYYCVTKKADRVCTVLINYLDKQVMLVNDDRSTSKLTIAKVVTRWTY is encoded by the exons ATGGACGAGCAATACGAGCATGCGATTACTCGAGTGCCCATTAGGAAGTATGCCAGAATCTGTAACAAGTGTGACAACCAGCCTTTGGATTTGTCGGCGTATCGGCCGTCCTCGTGGATCGCGAAACTCCCGGTCGAAATCATCCTCGAGATACTCTCCTATCTCAGCAACGATGATCTCCGCGCTGTCAGACGTGTGTCCGTCTTATTCAACAAAATCACCAGCGATCCGATCCTCTGGCGAACTTACGAG GTGACGTGCAGAAAACAGACCACGGGGCAAGTGCTGATGGAGCTGAAGCGGATGTCGTTTCTGAAGAAGTTCAGCGTAACCATGCGACCGGACTGCGACGATATCCTGCGGCAGCTCTCGATGACGAACAGGAGCCTGGAGGAGCTATACGTCACAAATTGCACAG GCATGACGTCCAAGCTGTTCCTCCGGTCGAGCCACCTGATCAGCATACTGGAGAGGTGCCGTAAACTGCACACGATCAATATAAGCGGCAGCAGGTTTCGCGGTTTGAAGTTCTACCGATTGTTAGGAGCCATAGGACCACGAGTTAGATCCGTGTGCGTGTGCGCCACGAGGATGCAATTCTTCGCGTTCATCATGGACAACGAGCAGATCGACGTGGCAGATCGCGAGAAGATCTGTCGGATGTGCATGAGCGCGAAAAATTGTGCGCCTTTTTACTACTGCGTCACGAAGAAAGCGGACCGCGTGTGCACCGTTCTGATCAACTACCTGGACAAGCAAGTGATGCTGGTCAACGATGATCGATCCACTTCCAAGCTCACCATCGCCAAGGTGGTCACTAGGTGGACCTACTGA
- the LOC143210414 gene encoding uncharacterized protein LOC143210414 has protein sequence MPGHRQPNSLEGLSLGRVCQQLDGTCRRLQVLSQESSVAQVLAYAKHTIRPYYINALPARLRSQVIEETSKMLYGPASDGSTLFSGPAPLYLLALLLGHDIKQLKVYLCCYYGCSHQTSLLKLLATEGIGLESLKLARSALLRFDCKLLKSALMNMKNLISLSLRNIASDAVLQVVGKACPKLVVLDVACSRQVTDVGLKQLLLQVELRDKVPHTTTQEPTSWSRLKILLSKLKMRNCKSEKKEKQGVLLEYYESRNSLCDTLRVLNVANTAVTSAGVLLALVHVPRLESLAEYCHMGRVVEIMNKGLIGFKTPFSLTQARSCRTTPVRLELLAQACPKVEKLHISEPHHPPEALRLFPYVTSLSVRNIPSQGEWLQGFYNYLRTNGHNLHELNLRITQDENPIQVDLKEIFNSCCNLRIFTSDGSNITWSEGSDPPPLKYLKRIKLGRIVSAVAITKILLLAPELTALHVHSCFDLTNEHLEKLLGVSAKPKIPRKSDKCENSLVQNLTCFYIYEASKVSASTVLNMFQHCKRLRKIGNLANWGLDCEGIRMLRTTLIRTNLDVDLCPGEHWFWSNCIQ, from the coding sequence ATGCCTGGCCACCGTCAGCCTAACTCCCTAGAGGGGCTTAGTTTGGGACGTGTGTGTCAACAACTCGACGGGACGTGCCGACGGCTGCAGGTGCTTTCGCAGGAATCGTCTGTGGCGCAAGTCCTGGCTTATGCGAAGCACACTATCAGGCCCTATTACATAAATGCTTTGCCAGCACGTTTGCGGTCCCAAGTCATCGAGGAGACTTCCAAGATGCTGTACGGACCTGCATCGGATGGATCAACTTTGTTCTCCGGGCCAGCTCCTCTGTATCTACTAGCCCTGCTTCTGGGACACGACATAAAGCAGTTGAAAGTGTATCTGTGTTGCTACTACGGATGCAGTCATCAGACGTCGTTACTGAAGCTGCTCGCTACCGAAGGAATCGGGCTGGAATCTTTGAAGTTGGCTCGCTCTGCTTTGCTCAGATTCGATTGCAAATTATTGAAATCAGCTCTGATGAATATGAAAAATCTAATAAGTCTGTCTCTTCGCAATATAGCCAGCGACGCTGTGCTCCAAGTAGTGGGAAAAGCCTGTCCGAAGCTGGTTGTTTTAGATGTTGCTTGTTCCAGACAAGTCACAGACGTAGGACTGAAGCAATTGCTGTTACAAGTAGAGCTCAGAGACAAAGTACCTCACACCACTACGCAAGAACCCACCAGTTGGTCCAGATTAAAAATACTGCTGTCCAAATTGAAGATGCGGAACTGTAAGtcggagaagaaggagaagcaAGGGGTACTACTCGAGTACTACGAAAGTAGAAACTCTCTCTGCGATACGCTCAGAGTACTTAATGTCGCGAACACTGCGGTGACCAGCGCAGGTGTATTGTTGGCCTTAGTGCATGTGCCAAGACTAGAATCCTTGGCAGAGTACTGTCATATGGGAAGAGTCGTGGAAATTATGAATAAAGGGCTCATCGGATTCAAAACTCCGTTCAGTTTGACCCAAGCGAGAAGCTGCAGAACCACACCGGTACGTTTGGAGCTTTTGGCACAGGCATGTCCAAAAGTCGAAAAACTACACATCTCGGAGCCCCACCATCCCCCTGAAGCGTTACGACTGTTTCCCTACGTTACATCTTTAAGCGTACGCAATATTCCATCCCAAGGAGAATGGTTGCAAGGATTCTACAACTACCTCCGTACAAACGGCCATAATCTACACGAGCTCAATCTCAGAATCACTCAAGACGAAAATCCTATTCAGGTGGACTTGAAAGAAATTTTCAACAGCTGTTGCAATCTCAGAATATTCACCAGCGACGGCTCCAACATAACGTGGTCGGAGGGATCCGATCCTCCTCCTCTCAAGTATTTGAAAAGAATCAAATTGGGACGCATAGTGAGTGCCGTAGCCATCACGAAAATCCTTTTATTGGCGCCCGAATTAACGGCGTTGCACGTTCACAGTTGTTTCGATCTCACGAACGAACATTTAGAGAAATTGTTGGGTGTATCCGCGAAACCGAAAATTCCCCGAAAGTCTGACAAATGTGAAAACAGCCTAGTGCAGAACTTAACGTGCTTTTACATATACGAAGCTAGCAAAGTGTCCGCGTCCACCGTGCTGAACATGTTTCAACATTGCAAGAGACTTAGAAAAATCGGAAATCTGGCGAACTGGGGGTTGGATTGCGAAGGTATTAGAATGTTAAGAACAACACTGATCCGGACCAATTTGGACGTGGATCTGTGTCCGGGGGAGCATTGGTTTTGGAGCAATTGCATCCAGTGA